From Plasmodium cynomolgi strain B DNA, scaffold: 1569, whole genome shotgun sequence:
taaaattttccataataattatattatcaataattaaaatttctatctttatacaaaataaataaaagtaaacaaaagaataatataataatagacgTAATTGTAATAAGAATGATGCTATTTCCTTTTGTGGATGTTAAGTATATGtcttaaatttttattttttttcctatttttcatatgttcattatatgtacttctaaaattttcttattcgTCATAGTAATCCCGATGAGTGACAgattaatatttctttatgtaggtttaataaaaatttgaacatttccaagcacatttatatttattatctaAATTTGGTTCACTTGATGCTTTATATGCAACAAAATCCTTGTATTGTATAATTAGTTTATCAaactttatatatatttcatatttaactTTCTCTCTGTGCATGCTACATATTAACAAATCGAAACTcttctcatcatacaattATTGAAGATCACTGTACAGTGATATGATAGCGTAACcagaaattatattattaattacttggtcatataacaagtagtttaattatttacatcattttggcatatcaagagatttagaatttactt
This genomic window contains:
- a CDS encoding CYIR protein (putative;~vir-type antigen), coding for FRKVCSKVKNYLNYVKSFDLLICSMHREKVKYEIYIKFDKLIIQYKDFVAYKASSEPNLDNKYKCAWKCSNFY